In the genome of Arabidopsis thaliana chromosome 4, partial sequence, the window gtattttttaatattgtctTTATCTGAAACTAATTGGATGCAGGGAGTATACAAGATGATAGAGCTCGAAAACTTTGGTTTCCAGTAGAATAAGTACGGAATttcaaaataagaatataagtTGCTTACTTTCAAAATACTGAGATCTTCTTCCATCAAGGTGATGTCAGAATCCGAAAAGGCACGGGTTGGCCCTCCATCAAGTAGTACTCGAACATAGGCTTCCTATGGGAGAGAAGCATGCCATTTTTGTGGGCATAAAAGAGGTTAGAGTTAGTTAACTTGTTTCCATatgcaaaagagaaaagaagtgTTACCAGAGCGGATCGGCAGATGCTTAACACCACCATATCCCGTGAGTCCTCATAACTCAAACTGCATACAGTATCAAGGACCTGTGCATTGCATTTCCTAGTGTAAGTTCATGCTTAGTAGAACGGGGtgaataaaagaaagagatgattttggtttactGAATCAATGTGAGGGAGTATTCTTTCCAAGCGGGCGCCTTCGACTGTGCCATTGTACAACTGTATAAGGAACATGTCTCTCAGATCCCAGAAAATCGCTCTTGCCCCTGACAAAAAGCAACAATAAATACAGAAACCAGAGCTAAACCGACTTCTTTGTCGTTGATAACACAAAAGTCTTAAAGAGTAACACAATCCATCCAACATTCTCACTCATCCATGAGGATCAACCAATAAAAGAGGAATGCGTACTTTTGCCAAAGAACTGAAACATGATTAATATGTATGGCTTATTCACGAGTATCTCAGATAACGACAGAAAATTTGATAATGCATCTTATGTAAGTCTTCAAATAGTATTAAAATGCTAAAGCCATCTAGTTTGTGGATAAGAAGATTGTGCATTCAGAAAGTTTGAATCTTGACACTTATCAAGGTTGCAGGGAACTGGTTCAAGTTTGGACAGAGTTTTCAGcttttctcaaatttaaagTGCTGCATAACACGAGAATTTGTATTAGCTTACCAATTAGGTCACGGGTTTTGGTTATGCAATTGGCATTGGTGTCCCTGAGGCTGTCATAGGTGGTAGCAAAGAGTTCATCAACAGCTTCACTATGCGTCAGTGAATTCTCCACTTCAGCTTCATCAGTCTCGATTTCTGAAGCAAAAAAATCATGCAAAATGAATCCGCCAATGCACATTTCAACACTAGACAACCAtcaaaattaagagaaaaacgTATAATCCAAAGTGAATGAGCGTACCTGATCTCTTGTTGAGAGAGGCTTCAACAAGTGTCAAAGATTTCCTTATGCCTACTTCTGTTGCACTGATTTGTTTCTGGATATACTGATCCATGAAcacaaaaatacattaaaaataaagaagctattgtttagttttaataGGAATTTATGAAGGTTTAGCTTGGAAGAACACACTTACACAGAGTGTATTCAATATTATGCAGAGTTTTGGTATCGTCAGTTCATCCAGTTTCTTAACTATTTTATTATCTGGCTCACTAAACTCGAGTGACTTCCTCTTCATTACTGGCATTACATTTTCTGTGAATCGAGTTAAAGGAGGAGCTGACGGATACAGAAACTTCTTGTCAACTGCAGATAGAGGCTAATTGTCAATATATCACAGTATGCTTCTGAAAAGTTGCTTAATTTAACACATGTATTCAAAATGTTTTCGTATCGCCTTTGGATTTGGACAAGAGATTCTATATACACTAATACTATAATCTTAATCTCACGGAAGTCCCATacaaagaaacacaacaaTAAATCATGCATGTTGCATGTAATCTACCAGACACATATAAGCCTGCTCAAGCATGTGTCTCTAGATATTGacataagagaaaataattttatatagcATGTTCCATGGTTATGCAAGAACTTGACTCTGTAACAACTGTTAGAAAGATGTAGGGTTGGTCAATACCTAGTTGATCGAAAACTCTCTGAAGATAAGTATCCAAGCTATGGTAAATTAATGAGAGAAGAGCTTGGAGATGTGTGATATCAACAGGTAGATGTAAACCAAACAGCTGAGACACAGTCTGCAGAGTACGTGAAATGAGATAGTAAGACGGCAAATATATTGTGTGCAGCACTAAAAAGTAAAGGTAGGACGAATCATACTAGAAGTAAAGCAAGAacgtaaacaaaaacaacaagtaAATCAAGAGGTAACacaaagcaaagaaaattgttttagcATACTGAACTCCCACAGTTTGCACACTATTCAGAATAATCATGTCATGAAAGTATGTAGGTCTACATACCTCTTCTATGATCCTGAATATTTCAACGATTGATGCAGCATGTCTTTGTTGAACTGATAGAGGCTCCCACTCCTGTTCATGGAAAAGCTTtacgattaaaaaaaaaaattccatctTTTGGACATTCATACTTTGGATTTGATTGATTATGGAAAGTGATGGAAGGTCTGTATATGTTAAATATTTCTGACTTCACGGATCCTTCATTTCATTCAGTCTATATTATCACTTCAAACTATATATGATGCAacttttgtttgcttcaaaCATTTTCTCAATACAGTGATCCATCAAAATAGTTTCCCTTATGGCCAAACTTTAATGTCTATCTACTGTCGACAGAAATCAACATGTGAATGTTTTGCCAAGAATATATAACCTCGATTTCAAAAGCTCGCCTAGTCCATTGTAAGATATGATCATGTTGAGAGATAAGCCAGTCCAGCATTACTGGTTTGACAGCCTTTTCTATCTGCACATAAACCGATGGATAGTCTCTTTTATGACTTATTGACATGTTAAATTGAGTTAGCAAACCAGAAAACTGAGAAGTGATATAATTTTGTTCTGAAATCCAATCTATATAAGAAATCTTGTCAGTGACCTCGTAATTCTTCAACTTATGGAAGTAAGGTTTGCGCAACTTAGATTTGCTATGGCAATTATACAGTTGAGTTAACTCTTCCTGTAACATATAAGCAGCAGGGACTACTTTTCTAACATCACCAGAGAGGGATGAAACTCCTTCGAGGAAAGGTGTCTGCTCCAGTAGAACAAgaacaattataaatatagataCAAGTGACaaccttttttcttaagtATTGTAAAATGCTTAGGGACAAACCAGTCTTTCTCCATAAAACCGATGTAGCAGCATGGCCGAGATCATCATACATTCGGGTAACCATTTGGAGAAAACTGGGACAAACTCGTTGATCTCTACTTTTGCGATGACGGTTAGTTCATTTGCAAGCAGAGCTAGAGCATGCGTACGCTCACCATGAGATTTCACGTAAGCAAAATGCGCAGCCTAGGAGGATAAAATATCGAATTAAAGTATATCTTTACATCATAAGATAGAACGATAAAAGAAGTGGCTTATACAgtatagaaaattagaaatacaAGTAACCAATACAAACTGACCCTGGCACATGCACCTTTGATAGAGTTCTGAACATAGGATTGTATCTTATCACTAACATCATCACTCAAGGTATCCAGCTTGATAAGCTGCTAAAGAAAAACGATATATATCAACAAAGATCACCCAAGTATTCCTCCACATCACAAGCTGCAGTTCCTTTCTTTATATCCAACTAGGAACTTTTCTATCAACAGCCAAACACTTTATACATAAAACATAGTCATGCCACGCCAGAAAATTGTCTAACCCTAGCTAGTTAGTTGTACTGCCGAAGAGCACATTAAAGTTATACAAATGTCAgcatgaaaattaaaaagctaGTTTGAAACTGCTAGTTTTGGGATAAGCGTTTTTGCAAGAATGTTAACTTCAactcaatatatataagtcaAATATTAAGACATAAATAGCAGAAGGCAAAGGAAAACACCAACCTCAGTTCTGGTACAGTCAGCTGGAGGAAGTCCAACTGTTGATGCCAATCTGACAAGCATTCCAAAATCACGAGGTTTCTGAGGAGtagaagataaaagaaaaaaaaaaacgatgcTTATTATGATGTCCTGATGGAGTTGCAAAAACAGATATCGAGGAGATAGATTAACAATAATGAAAAAGGTATTTCGTCAGTTAGGACGTAGCCAAAATCTTATGATCTTGGTTACCAAGAAAAAGAGGACAGTTTACGACACAGTGATATGGTACCAAGAATTTTGGCCAGAAGATTCGAAAAGAATATGCAACATTATGTAAATTATAAGGTCGTTGCCACTGATCGAGAACTGACCTTACCAAAGTGTAGATGATAGTCCTGAAGTTTATCATCACACCAAGCACTAACTGAAGTTAAAATAGCCTTCACAAGACCTAAGTGTATGTCAGTTCCAATGGTTTGCCTTGAACATACTAGATGACTTAAATAAAGATCTTCCTTCGGGTTGCCACTTTCAGCAGAAGTAACTTTCTGCAACTCCTGAATTGTGCTCCCTAGAAGAGAAGGCTCACCTGTGCACACAAACTTCCCAGGAAAGGAGCACATGTGATGGCTATCTTAAACTCGTGTCTGGATAAATTATGTATGCAGCATACATGCATCGGTACAGTGAGGATCATATAACATTTAAGAAAACTCAACATTTAGTACTTTAACTATTGCGTAGCAGCAAGGGGTAGGACTTAAGCCTGGTTTACCGTTTATCCAACTGTGAGTTTAGATGCCCTAAATTTTGGCTTCCCTAAACAAGATTACTATTTACATTATATACATGTGTAGGTGTGTGCGCGACTTGAGTATTTATACCTTTGAATTTAAACACGAAACAGACCGATGTTATTGATGATATGTTATTTGTACTCAATGGTACATAGAGCTCTAAGCTATCTTTTTGTGCACATCCAAATAGTGATCAGTTAGATAGAGCAGATTTTTGAAGAATAAGTGATAAGACGTACCTGTTGGAAAAGAACCCATCCATATATTGCACTATGTAGATTCTCAGTTATGCCCAATGTCGACCAAATTGATTTCATATGGAAAAGCATTGATGAGGCATCCTGACATGTATATGAAGTCAGGGAAAATAATGCATGACATAaatgataagaagaaaaacaaggaCTAAGAAAATCTACCTCTATGACTTGACCCTCATCAAGAGTATCAAATACACCAAATAATAGTTTCTCATAGAGTCTAATGTTCAAATGGTAGATAGCAGTCCAGTaataagtttcttcttcaataccACATCGGCCTGGTAGTGATGACAACTTTGAAGCCACCTGCCTTATAGACGATAGAACCTCAATACGTAGTGAAGCAGATACTACAACATCCCATTCCTATGCCAGCCAAAAATAGTTTTAGATTCAAGAAAAAGTCTGTTAAGTCATATCACTAGATGAGAATTTGCTGGCTACGAAACATCCAGATCACAATTATAGTGCGCACCTTTGAGTCTCTAATCGTTGCAAGGCATTTTCTCATAGTTGCTCGTTCGTTTTTCTCCAGACTAGGTGAGAAACAGAGGACTTCTTCTAGTAGGTTAGCCTACATTGACGATGGAAAAAAGCACATAATTCAATGACTGTAGCAATAAAGCTGAGCAAATTTTCGTTGCCTTTCAGATATTTTGAATATGCATGTCGACGTGTTTATGTAAATGTCCACAGGACCGCAGAATGCTGtagaagtaaacaaaattcGCAATCCATCCGAGATCACAAGCTACATGTGCGTAATGAAGCAGGTTACGTTTTAGCTTAAGCTGTGGAAGAAAAGCTATGCCTATGTGCCAATCAGTCATATCTTTTTCTCATCCAGACTTGCATAATATTATCATATGATCTACGGCAAACCATGAAATCCAAGAAATGGCTCAAAGAAGTTTCATAAGGACGACAAGAAAAAATAGCACTGTAGTTTGTTATCACCTGTCTAGTCTTCCACTTCATGTAGAGCTTTTCATTAGGAAAATCTGATTTGAATATTCCAACCAAAAGCCCCAATGCTAACTGTGGAAGATCAATTTGTTCACCTGTCCTTAATGTTGCCAACTGTACCAGATTTCTCCGTATGCATGTATCCATCTTTGATGAAATCTATAAAGCAGAAACAGTAAGATTAACACAAGTGATGCAAACGAAGTTAAGTTGAAATATCGAACTGCTAATTATATTGGTAAGTAAAGAAAATGCTAGCTTATACTTATAGTATAACTAATGATTTTGAAGCTTGCCTGCATCTGTACACGGATCATGTTGATGACCTCTGAGTGTGTATTAGAGATCTGAGGCTGCAGATGTggtttatcttttcttttcaaacttAACATTAGTCTAGAgcttttttctatctttcttctATGAGTAGGATACGCCTCAACACTGTTTGTTAAGAAACtaagaaaatgagagacaCCACACAGATCTATCTGGAAAAAGACTGCAAGGCTGCACCATAGGCAACACAGAATAGAGATGTATGAAGGAGAAAAGAGAGTGAGTACCTTGAAAGCAACATAGAAGCAATCATTAATTCATATGCTGCTTCTCGTAAATCATCATCCGATAACCCTTCAAAATCCCTAACATCATGTATCAGTTCACTCGAAAGATGGTAAACCAAAAAGATCAAGATTCGCGAAAACACATATAGTAATCTAGGacagaaaattcaaaaaacaattGCCTAACTAAATACCTGTTCTCAAGGGTGGCAAGCCAAGAGGAATGATTTTGATAGGTTTCACGGGTTTGATGTCAGGTGTTTCCTCTTTAAATACATAGTTGTCTCTAGCTGAAGGAGTATTAGAAGAATCCATGTGACGCGACATGTCTGCACCATTGTTACTGGATTTTTCAATGTTAACTGGAGGAGGAGGCATACGATGAGGAGGAGAACCTGCTAAATCCGGACTCGACACAAGAAAATAGGAATCTCCAGACTCAGAGTGTATCTGCAAATTTAAAGCATCAAAACTAATCATCTTCAGGATTattaatcatcatcaacaaaaggTATTAGTGTTTGACATCCACAGCTTAAGCCAGATGAATTGCAAATGTTTTACTTCCAATCGTCACCACTCTACTTCACACCAATAATACATTTTCATGAATTGTATACCAACAGCTTGAAGTGTTTACTATAACTATAGTTCCCATCGAGGTaagcaacaaaacaatcaagaaaagTTATCACTGTATGTCTGTATCACTTCAATTATACGCAGATGCCATTTAAAATGCAAATTTTCTAAGCTCAATTAAACGTATAAGGAAACCAACAAACACGGATCATTATAGAAACGTTTCCTTACTGTTACAGGGTATGATGAATCAAAATTGTATTTCTCTCTGCCCTTGGATACATCAACTACACCACCTGCATTCGTGTTCACAAAATGGAGTGTTTCAGCAATTTCTGATAGATTTGCAAATCAAAACAACGAAGCAGAGAGCCAATTTTTCCATTACCCTAACTGTGTAGAAACCTTAATCgtcaacaaaatttagaaatcaGACGAAAACAATTcacaaatttataaactaGTGTGGGAAAAGCTGAGAAAACCATTAAACACTTGTGCAAACTCAGAGATAGATACTAACGAAGGATGGATTATTTTCTCAGCGTAAACTCACCGGATTTCACGCAATCTAAAACATAATCGGCACTGAGAGCATCCAAATCAGCCGGAGAAAGAGAAGTAGGGGAACCAGAAGGGGAACGAAGCTCTTTTACCAAACCCGAAGACATAAGAAACTCCATGAGCTTGCGGCGATCGTTCCGGTAACGCTGCAACAGAGAATCCATCTTTGACTCCCGTTAGAATCAGGAAACGAAAAAATCGCCTCTGACCTAGAGCGTATAATTTGAAATCCAGGAAGAAGAATGGAGCTGCAGAGAGGCTTTTTCAGCGTGTACTTTGTTGTCCCCTCTCCATGGAAGAAGGTGAGAGAGCTTTGGGTTTAGGGGGAAGCGCGGAAAAAGCACGAGGACTGATCAGCAAAAGACCAAAATAACCTTAGAAAGATCCTTTTCATATTCTGACATGAATctgacttttcttttctttttggtaagtccttaaatgtttttgaatcaTTCGTAACGACGGAACAATTAATTTCCTGTTAACGATGTCGTTTTGAATTTCTTGGTAAGtccttttaatttcttgttaaCGATGTCGTTAAAAGAACGTTTGTTTTATACTGTGACCATTTTCTTTGTGATCGGTGACCGCGCCGATTGTTTCTGATCATTGACCACGCCGGTTTACGATTTTCAAAtatctttttgattttgtaattaataaacGAGAAACACAAAGCTCAGTTGTTTCCACGTTCCACaccaagaaaattaaaaaataaagtaggACTAATCCAACGATTTATTCCTACATACTATCAATAGGCGCATTGACGCATTGTAATAGAAGATCAGGAGAAAGAGATATGGACTAGATTTTCTAACTGCACAACACTAAAACACGAACCAGAGTTTACATATATCTGAAACGTTCTGGTCTGGGATGGTTCGTTCGGATTGATCCTAGAACCAGAACAGATTTTACTAGACTTCGTTGTTTGCGTTCTTCAAGATGTTAAACTTGCAGAGCGGGCAACGTGAGTTTATATGAAGCCATTTATCGATGCAAGTGCAATGAAAGTGATGGTTACAAGGGAGTTCTCTAAGTTCAACTCCATCTTCATATTCACAGAGACAGATGCAGCATTCCTGCAGAATCATAAGAAGCCATGCGTTATCAATTTTACACACTTTCAAAATGTACAACTTGATAAGAATGTGGAAATGGGATTGTACCGCGTCTTCTGGAGAGAGCGAGCGTTCAATAGGTGAATCTGTTCCACATTCCGTCATTATTCCCCGTGCTTTGCCTGAGAGCTTTTCAACATTGCCAGTTTTTGTAAATCTGAATTTCGGCATTTGATCTATGTCGTTCTTCGATGCTCCCTCCTGTTTTGCGCAACAGATTTACATCACAAGATGATACATGTAGATCATGCTTTGAAGCTGGATTTTGCTAATTCTATGTAGATGAAAGAACATTTTGTTATGGGAAAAGAGCTTACCTGGTCGGCAACAGCATATAGAATTGCAATTATACATGGAAGACAACAGCAAACAGCAAGGCCGATAACACAAGCCAATGCAACACAGAacacaacaaagaaaacatcGAAACCGAGAAAAATGATACACAGCCTGCAAGTCAAAAACACCAAAGTACAAGTTGTTTATATAACTCCCACAACGATACAACTTCACAAAGAGACTCTGAAAAAGAAGCCTACCAATAGAGCTGAGGAGAGTCACTAGATAGTGTTTGGCCTCCTGCAGAAACCCAGTAGAATCCAATTATCCACCAGATGAATGAGAACATCGTATTGGCTGATTCAAGATGCTTCGCAGGATTACTGATACCATCAAAACAATGTGGATCAACAAGAATCatacgaaaacaaaagaaactcagACAAACAATAAACAAGGACCAAAATAGCCTAAACTATCTCTTAAGACTCCACAACAAGACCAATTGCTTCACATCAAGCTTGATATCAATATTCACCAATATGAAAAATAGGTCACACAAAAAGCTACATTGATTCACAGATACAATACCATCAACTAACATTAACCTAAAAACCTAGATTCCACATTTCAATGTATATACAGTGAACAATTCGAAATTAGAAACTCCAATTCCAGATCAATCAGAGATACTGTACCTAGTCTCTCCTCTATCCTCCAATTGCGCTAACGAAACATATTGCTGCGACGAAGAATTCGTCAACCCAGAACCACCACCATCCTCCGGGTGACGTCGTCGTCTCCTCCGCCTATActcaacacaaacacaagCCATATGTAACCAACATTGAATCCCATAACCAACAACCCAAACTCTCAACGGCATATTAGGCTTCTCGTCACGGCTAAGTATCAGAACAGCAACACCGATGGCAACAAAAGCAAGATTCCACAAAATGTCAAGAAACACCACAGGTTTAGAATACGCCCAATCACTTTGTCTCTCTTCTAATTGCTCAGCAGCGGTTTCTCTAACGAGCATCGATGGTTCACGCATCATTCTCCGGCTACCAGCGTGACGGAGGAACCTCGCTGCTTCTCTTAGACCTTGTCGTCTAGCGGATCGATGAATTGGATTGGATTCTTCATCTACGCTTATGGTTCTTGTAACGGTGGGAGGAAGAAATGGTGTAGTGTCGATGATTCCGTCGGAATTTGATCTACCGATGTGAGTAGGTAGAGATGATGAATCTGATTCTGTTGTTGTGTTCGTCGtcgttgatgatgatgatgacattgTGAAGCTTGTGTGATTCTCAATTTTGATCGATGATTGCCATGGATTgagatttgttcttaaaaaagGGTTTGGAGATTTTGGACGTACAACTTTTTCagaaaagtgagagagagagagaaataaagaaacgATAACGTgaggaaaattaaaaaggttttgGAGATGTTTCCATGGTCCCTATACTCTCTCGGTCTCTCCTCCTGTTTTCGGTGTCTTTACATTTTTACCATTTATAGTTGCTAATTGTAGTGTTGTGGTCCATTTGAATTTGCCATTTGGGTGTCAAAGCAATTGACTTTTGGTATGGTATGAGTTACAATGCTAAAATGTTTGACATTGAAATATATGAATGTTTGAAAATcataatttgattaatttctaacataagcaaaaacaaatgagtaaaaaataaacacaatcCAATCGGATAAATATTTATTCGATTAAAATTTACTGGTTGTTTCATACAGTTTTGGTTCAGTAGTTCttcgcaaaaaaaaaaaaaagttttggttcAGTAGAGTGAGTAGTTGAGTAGGTGAACCAACGTTTAAATGGGTCAACGAACCcactttaaataaatatgggcCTTACGTTTTGTCTAGCCCATATAGTATGGcttttcttgttaaaaaaataaaaactggtCATGATGCTTAATATGACttcttttcgtcttcttctttcgtcttcttcttcagcgcCTGAATGTTTCCTGTTTAAACGTATCTGCCATGGCGGCAAAATCCCAGAAAACCCTCGTTCTGCTAGCGAATTTAATCAAGTTTCCTCCATTAAAagctttttctctcttaaattCTCCAAATTTCCATGAATTTCAACACACACACGAATCAATCTCAATCCTTCTTCGTCTCCTTCTCTCTGGGAACTTATTCTCTCACGCTCAATCACTTCTTCTACAAGTAATCTCCGGAAAAATCCACTCCCAATTCTTCACATCTTCCTCTCTGTTACACTATTTGACAGAATCAGAAACgtcaaaaacaaagtttcgTCTCTACGAGGTAATCATCAATTCCTATGTTCAATCTCAATCCCTAAACTTATCAATCTCTTACTTCAACGAAATGGTCGATAATGGTTTTGTTCCTGGATCGAATTGCTTCAACTATCTCTTAACTTTCGTTGTTGGGTCATCTTCTTTCAATCAATGGTGGAGTTTCTTCAACGAGAACAAAAGCAAAGTTGTTTTGGACGTGTATAGCTTTGGGATTCTGATCAAAGGTTGTTGTGAAGCTGGTGAGATTGAGAAAAGCTTTGATCTTCTTATTGAATTGACAGAGTTTGGGTTTTCTCCAAATGTAGTTATCTACACTACTTTGATTGATGGGTGTTGCAAGAAAGGTGAGATTGAGAAGgctaaagatttgttttttgagatGGGGAAACTTGGATTAGTGGCTAATGAGCGTACTTACACGGTTTTGATTAATGGGTTATTCAAAAACGGGGTTAAGAAACAAGGGTTTGAGATGTATGAGAAGATGCAGGAAGATGGAGTTTTCCCTAATCTCTATACTTATAACTGTGTGATGAATCAGCTTTGTAAAGatggaagaacaaaagatgCATTCcaagtgttcgacgaaatgcgTGAGAGAGGGGTTTCTTGTAACATTGTCACTTATAATACTTTGATTGGTGGGTTATGTAGAGAGATGAAGTTGAATGAGGCAAATAAAGTTGTGGATCAAATGAAGAGTGATGGAATCAACCCGAATCTGATTACGTATAACACTTTGATTGATGGGTTTTGTGGTGTGGGAAAATTAGGGAAGGCGTTGAGTTTATGCAGAGATTTGAAGTCAAGAGGTCTGTCTCCGTCCCTCGTCACGTATAATATCCTAGTTTCCGGGTTCTGTAGAAAAGGAGATACTTCAGGAGCAGCTAAGATGGTTAAGGAGATGGAAGAGAGAGGGATTAAACCGTCGAAAGTAACATACACGATACTTATCGACACATTTGCTCGTTCGGATAACATGGAGAAAGCAATTCAGCTTCGACTATCAATGGAGGAACTAGGATTAGTCCCGGATGTTCATACCTATAGTGTATTGATTCATGGGTTTTGCATCAAAGGTCAAATGAATGAAGCATCTAGGCTTTTTAAGTCGATGGTCGAAAAGAATTGTGAACCGAACGAGGTTATATACAATACGATGATTCTTGGTTATTGTAAGGAAGGTAGTTCTTATAGAGCATTGAAGTTGCTTAAGGagatggaagagaaagagttgGCTCCAAATGTTGCTAGCTACAGATATATGATTGAAGTTCtttgtaaagaaagaaaatcgaAAGAAGCTGAGCGTTTAGTTGAGAAGATGATTGATTCAGGGATTGATCCATCTACTTCAATCCTTAGTTTGATCTCTAGAGCCAAAAACGATTCACATGTAAGCTCAAAATAATGATTAGAGCAGTTTTAATCTGAGATAAATTACCGATAATGCAACAACCTAAGCTATGCAGCTACATGCATACACCTAGTCGAGAAATTATGACTTgcattttgatgatttattcTCAGTTTTGATTACAATCAGAAGGAGCCAGCATCCATGGTGTTTGATGGTTTGATGGTTTGTGAGCTCAGAGTATAACCGCCGAGTCTTAAAATTTCCAACTGCGGATCCAAGATTCTTCTGACTAGAGCAATGCGATCGACTTCCTTACCAACCCGAGCCTTGCAAAAGTCCTTGTAGCTAATGTAGAAAGTTGCATCATAGGCGTCAAGTCCCATATTAACAGAGACCCCGGGGCTTCTTGAAATTTCCATAGCCACTTTAAGAATCTTCAAACTGGTTAGACCATGTGTGATATGGTTCCTGAAAGATGTGGCCACAACAAGCTCCAAATAGAGAAGAATCCATGCATTGTCTTCGATCTGTGACTTGTCCAGCACGTAAAATCGGCCAGTGTCATCATTGAAAGGATCCTCCTCTAGGGGTAACTTAGAATCGCAATACTCGCGTAATATGAAATCCAACTCCATACCGGCGTCGAGGATATCTTCAgtaagtttgatgtttttcttggtTTCCCCTATACAAAGATTAACTAGATCATAACCCGTGCTATACAGCACgggcattaatattttttataaattaaattgtatactttgtttgaattacacaag includes:
- a CDS encoding Zinc finger, C3HC4 type (RING finger) family protein (Zinc finger, C3HC4 type (RING finger) family protein; FUNCTIONS IN: zinc ion binding; LOCATED IN: plasma membrane; EXPRESSED IN: cultured cell; CONTAINS InterPro DOMAIN/s: Zinc finger, RING-type (InterPro:IPR001841), Zinc finger, C3HC4 RING-type (InterPro:IPR018957); BEST Arabidopsis thaliana protein match is: Zinc finger, C3HC4 type (RING finger) family protein (TAIR:AT1G12760.1); Has 30201 Blast hits to 17322 proteins in 780 species: Archae - 12; Bacteria - 1396; Metazoa - 17338; Fungi - 3422; Plants - 5037; Viruses - 0; Other Eukaryotes - 2996 (source: NCBI BLink).); its protein translation is MSSSSSTTTNTTTESDSSSLPTHIGRSNSDGIIDTTPFLPPTVTRTISVDEESNPIHRSARRQGLREAARFLRHAGSRRMMREPSMLVRETAAEQLEERQSDWAYSKPVVFLDILWNLAFVAIGVAVLILSRDEKPNMPLRVWVVGYGIQCWLHMACVCVEYRRRRRRRHPEDGGGSGLTNSSSQQYVSLAQLEDRGETSNPAKHLESANTMFSFIWWIIGFYWVSAGGQTLSSDSPQLYWLCIIFLGFDVFFVVFCVALACVIGLAVCCCLPCIIAILYAVADQEGASKNDIDQMPKFRFTKTGNVEKLSGKARGIMTECGTDSPIERSLSPEDAECCICLCEYEDGVELRELPCNHHFHCTCIDKWLHINSRCPLCKFNILKNANNEV
- a CDS encoding Pentatricopeptide repeat (PPR-like) superfamily protein, with amino-acid sequence MAAKSQKTLVLLANLIKFPPLKAFSLLNSPNFHEFQHTHESISILLRLLLSGNLFSHAQSLLLQVISGKIHSQFFTSSSLLHYLTESETSKTKFRLYEVIINSYVQSQSLNLSISYFNEMVDNGFVPGSNCFNYLLTFVVGSSSFNQWWSFFNENKSKVVLDVYSFGILIKVIYTTLIDGCCKKGEIEKAKDLFFEMGKLGLVANERTYTVLINGLFKNGVKKQGFEMYEKMQEDGVFPNLYTYNCVMNQLCKDGRTKDAFQVFDEMRERGVSCNIVTYNTLIGGLCREMKLNEANKVVDQMKSDGINPNLITYNTLIDGFCGVGKLGKALSLCRDLKSRGLSPSLVTYNILVSGFCRKGDTSGAAKMVKEMEERGIKPSKVTYTILIDTFARSDNMEKAIQLRLSMEELGLVPDVHTYSVLIHGFCIKGQMNEASRLFKSMVEKNCEPNEVIYNTMILGYCKEGSSYRALKLLKEMEEKELAPNVASYRYMIEVLCKERKSKEAERLVEKMIDSGIDPSTSILSLISRAKNDSHVSSK
- a CDS encoding Zinc finger, C3HC4 type (RING finger) family protein, with the translated sequence MSSSSSTTTNTTTESDSSSLPTHIGRSNSDGIIDTTPFLPPTVTRTISVDEESNPIHRSARRQGLREAARFLRHAGSRRMMREPSMLVRETAAEQLEERQSDWAYSKPVVFLDILWNLAFVAIGVAVLILSRDEKPNMPLRVWVVGYGIQCWLHMACVCVEYRRRRRRRHPEDGGGSGLTNSSSQQYVSLAQLEDRGETSNPAKHLESANTMFSFIWWIIGFYWVSAGGQTLSSDSPQLYWLCIIFLGFDVFFVVFCVALACVIGLAVCCCLPCIIAILYAVADQEGASKNDIDQMPKFRFTKTGNVEKLSGKARGIMTECGTDSPIERSLSPEDAVQSHFHILIKLYILKVCKIDNAWLLMILQECCICLCEYEDGVELRELPCNHHFHCTCIDKWLHINSRCPLCKFNILKNANNEV